A single region of the Enterococcus mundtii genome encodes:
- a CDS encoding metallophosphoesterase has translation MNKPFVYAIGDVHGSYNLFQKLLTHYDPHIHQLVLIGDLNDRGPKTKDCLLLGMKLVKETGAVYLRGNHEEYFLQFLQEPEDWYPSYLRNGGRETMESLLHPGAAEEYSPTEIAMMIRSRYRELVDFLCNLPIYYEWENYLFVHAGVDLTKKDWRDTSPGDFLWIREPFHEHKNRTDKTIVFGHTITPLLHGDMQTTDLWIQNQKIGIDGGAVFGGSMHGVVFEPTGIIQDIEYQNNQGPWQPRD, from the coding sequence ATGAATAAACCATTTGTCTATGCAATCGGTGATGTCCATGGAAGTTATAATCTTTTTCAAAAGCTATTAACACATTATGATCCACATATTCATCAATTAGTCTTGATTGGTGATTTGAATGATCGTGGACCAAAAACAAAAGATTGCTTATTACTAGGAATGAAGTTAGTGAAAGAAACTGGTGCGGTCTACTTACGAGGCAATCATGAAGAGTACTTCTTACAGTTTCTCCAAGAACCAGAAGACTGGTATCCGTCTTACTTAAGAAACGGTGGAAGAGAAACAATGGAAAGTCTTTTGCATCCAGGTGCAGCAGAAGAATATTCACCAACTGAGATTGCCATGATGATTCGTTCAAGATATCGTGAATTGGTCGATTTTTTATGTAATTTGCCTATATATTATGAATGGGAAAACTATCTTTTTGTCCATGCGGGTGTTGATCTAACTAAAAAAGATTGGCGTGATACTAGCCCTGGAGATTTTTTATGGATCAGAGAGCCTTTTCATGAGCATAAGAATCGGACTGATAAGACGATCGTATTTGGTCATACGATCACGCCATTACTCCATGGAGATATGCAGACAACTGATTTGTGGATACAAAATCAGAAAATCGGGATCGACGGTGGGGCTGTCTTTGGCGGATCGATGCATGGTGTCGTTTTTGAACCAACTGGAATCATCCAAGATATCGAGTATCAAAACAATCAAGGACCATGGCAACCACGTGATTGA
- a CDS encoding SMI1/KNR4 family protein codes for MVNDYNKAKKIIEENKDLADDFGGATDVIIRKAQVELNLRFPEDYKRFLSSFGALTFGSIEIYGVFKEDFENSGVPDAVWATLNERKLVNMPAHLVILYNTGMGEMYCLNYQELNENSEPKITSYFPGFSEGSQKNEALYNNFGEFLLDMVANEIN; via the coding sequence ATGGTTAATGATTACAATAAGGCGAAGAAAATAATTGAAGAAAATAAGGATTTAGCGGATGATTTTGGTGGAGCTACTGATGTTATCATACGCAAGGCCCAAGTAGAACTTAATTTACGATTTCCAGAGGATTATAAACGTTTTTTATCGTCTTTTGGTGCTTTGACGTTTGGTTCAATTGAAATTTATGGGGTTTTTAAAGAGGATTTTGAAAATTCTGGCGTCCCCGATGCCGTTTGGGCAACTTTGAATGAACGGAAATTAGTAAATATGCCAGCCCACTTAGTTATTCTGTATAACACTGGAATGGGAGAAATGTATTGCTTGAATTATCAAGAATTAAATGAAAATAGCGAACCTAAAATAACTTCATATTTCCCTGGTTTCTCTGAAGGTTCACAGAAAAATGAAGCATTATACAATAATTTTGGAGAATTTCTTCTAGATATGGTAGCAAACGAAATTAATTAA
- the murC gene encoding UDP-N-acetylmuramate--L-alanine ligase → MKNQENLYHFVGIKGSGMSSLALVLHEKGLNVQGSDIEKYFFTQRDLEKANISILPFDAENVKPGMIVIAGNAFPDSHEEIQRAKELGLEVIRYHDFIADFIQNYTSIAVTGSHGKTSTTGLLSHVLTGIRPTSYLIGDGTGHGDPEAEFFAFEACEYRRHFLAYSPDYVIMTNIDFDHPDYYTSIDDVFSAFQTMAKQVKKAIFAYGDDDYLRKLEADVPIYYYGMNEDDDIQARNIERTTTGSAFDVFHGEEFVGHFTVPAFGKHNILNALGVIAVAYFEKLDVKEVADEMLTFPGVKRRFSEKIVADMTVVDDYAHHPAEIKATIDGARQKYPDKEIIAVFQPHTFTRTIALMDEFAEALDLADRVYLCDIFGSAREEQGDVKIEDLGAKIKKGGQVIKEDNVSPLLDYHEAVIIFMGAGDVQKFEQAYEKLLSSTTKNVL, encoded by the coding sequence ATGAAAAATCAAGAAAATTTGTACCACTTTGTTGGTATTAAAGGCTCAGGAATGAGCTCTTTGGCACTTGTATTACATGAAAAAGGATTAAACGTCCAAGGATCAGATATCGAAAAATATTTCTTTACTCAAAGAGATTTAGAAAAAGCCAATATCTCTATCTTGCCGTTTGATGCAGAAAACGTCAAACCAGGAATGATCGTGATCGCCGGCAATGCTTTTCCAGATTCACACGAAGAGATCCAACGTGCAAAAGAGCTTGGATTAGAAGTGATCCGTTACCATGATTTTATTGCAGATTTTATCCAAAATTATACGAGTATCGCTGTCACTGGTTCCCATGGGAAAACAAGTACGACAGGTCTATTATCACATGTATTGACAGGGATTCGTCCGACAAGTTACTTGATTGGTGACGGCACTGGTCATGGTGATCCAGAGGCAGAATTCTTTGCTTTTGAAGCATGTGAATATCGTCGCCACTTTTTAGCTTACTCTCCTGATTATGTGATCATGACGAATATCGATTTTGATCATCCTGATTATTATACAAGTATCGATGATGTTTTCTCCGCTTTCCAAACGATGGCAAAACAAGTCAAAAAAGCGATCTTTGCTTACGGAGATGACGACTATCTAAGAAAGTTAGAAGCGGATGTGCCGATCTATTATTACGGTATGAATGAAGATGACGATATCCAAGCACGTAATATTGAACGTACGACAACTGGTTCAGCTTTTGATGTGTTCCATGGCGAAGAGTTTGTTGGACACTTTACAGTTCCAGCATTTGGAAAACATAATATTTTGAATGCACTTGGTGTTATCGCAGTTGCCTACTTCGAGAAGTTAGACGTGAAAGAAGTTGCTGACGAAATGTTGACATTCCCTGGAGTGAAACGTCGTTTTAGCGAGAAAATCGTGGCTGATATGACAGTCGTTGATGACTATGCTCACCATCCAGCAGAAATCAAAGCAACTATTGATGGCGCACGTCAGAAATATCCAGACAAAGAAATCATTGCAGTCTTCCAACCACATACATTTACTCGTACGATTGCCTTGATGGATGAATTTGCCGAAGCCTTAGATTTAGCTGACCGTGTGTATCTATGTGATATTTTTGGTTCTGCCCGTGAAGAACAAGGGGACGTTAAAATCGAAGACCTAGGGGCAAAAATCAAAAAAGGTGGTCAAGTAATCAAAGAAGATAACGTTTCGCCGTTATTAGACTACCACGAAGCAGTGATTATTTTCATGGGTGCTGGTGATGTTCAAAAATTTGAACAAGCCTATGAAAAATTATTGAGCAGTACAACGAAAAACGTTCTGTAA
- a CDS encoding DUF3958 family protein, protein MNQWTNLDTEETLLQAKREEQEKKMKQLDACRSDYQNHFKEIGNFLFRLQMSYQKSNTFTSIETFTSEFSHQRRRLMNGFDECQHHEMIQQQRITNKLEEIAFEKRKIMSEEQNL, encoded by the coding sequence GAAACGTTGCTGCAAGCAAAAAGAGAAGAACAGGAAAAGAAAATGAAACAACTTGATGCCTGCCGTTCAGATTACCAGAATCACTTTAAAGAAATCGGAAACTTCTTATTTCGATTACAGATGTCCTACCAGAAATCGAATACCTTTACGTCCATCGAAACATTCACCTCGGAGTTTTCACATCAAAGGAGGCGATTGATGAATGGCTTTGATGAATGCCAACATCACGAAATGATCCAACAACAAAGAATCACGAATAAACTCGAAGAAATTGCTTTTGAGAAAAGAAAAATCATGTCGGAGGAACAAAACCTATGA
- a CDS encoding SprT family protein, giving the protein MTQEELQQLVEEISWTSFQRPFMHQAMFNKRLKTTGGRYHLNDHHLDFNPTMFAVADQATIIGIIKHELCHYHLHLTGKGYRHRDSDFKQLLVKTGGLRYAPAIPSNRRQKIEGYQCQKCAEWIYRKRKINTDRYLCGRCRGRLVWQKTTYFDVE; this is encoded by the coding sequence GTGACACAAGAAGAATTGCAACAGTTAGTCGAAGAGATTTCTTGGACAAGCTTCCAGCGTCCGTTCATGCACCAAGCAATGTTCAACAAACGTTTGAAAACAACAGGTGGTAGGTATCATTTAAATGATCACCATTTGGATTTTAATCCGACGATGTTTGCAGTAGCCGATCAAGCAACGATCATCGGGATCATCAAACATGAGCTGTGTCATTATCATCTTCACTTGACTGGAAAAGGGTATCGCCATCGTGACTCAGATTTCAAACAGTTATTGGTAAAGACGGGTGGCTTACGTTATGCACCTGCTATTCCTTCAAATAGAAGGCAAAAAATCGAAGGATATCAATGCCAAAAGTGTGCTGAATGGATTTATCGTAAAAGGAAAATCAATACAGATCGCTATTTGTGTGGGCGTTGTAGAGGACGATTGGTATGGCAAAAAACCACGTACTTCGATGTTGAATAA
- a CDS encoding polymorphic toxin type 30 domain-containing protein: MNKGKKNLDPISGNFQPPEISRPTSKFYNEDLINSTHIPIETPKK; this comes from the coding sequence ATAAATAAAGGTAAAAAAAATTTAGATCCAATTTCTGGTAATTTTCAACCTCCCGAAATTTCGAGACCCACTAGTAAATTTTATAATGAAGATCTTATAAATAGTACCCATATTCCGATTGAGACACCAAAAAAATAG
- a CDS encoding Bax inhibitor-1 family protein: protein MNNQIISNSINRFYAKVYGFLGIGLALSAITSYLAIQVFPYQVASFINNFPLGFMGLWIVQIILVLVLGAKAQKNPSLAIGGFIAYSLLNGIVLAVTLAFYDIGTITTAFISATGMFIGMSAIGMFTKKDLSGVGRAGMAALIGVIIAMVLNVFILRSSAVELFISLLLVVIFAGITAYDNQKIANVYVQSNGQANSGIAVFLALQLYLDFINLFLAFLRIFGRNN from the coding sequence ATGAACAATCAAATCATATCAAATAGTATCAACCGCTTTTATGCGAAAGTCTACGGATTTTTAGGAATCGGTCTAGCGCTGAGTGCGATCACTTCCTATTTAGCGATCCAAGTTTTTCCTTATCAAGTAGCAAGCTTCATCAATAATTTTCCATTAGGTTTTATGGGATTATGGATTGTCCAAATCATTTTGGTTTTAGTTTTAGGAGCAAAAGCACAAAAAAATCCAAGCTTAGCAATCGGTGGATTTATCGCATATTCCTTATTGAATGGTATCGTTTTAGCTGTTACATTAGCTTTTTATGATATCGGAACGATCACAACTGCTTTTATTTCAGCAACTGGGATGTTCATTGGGATGTCAGCAATCGGGATGTTCACTAAAAAAGATCTATCAGGTGTGGGTCGTGCCGGAATGGCAGCGTTGATCGGTGTGATCATTGCGATGGTCTTGAATGTTTTTATTTTAAGAAGTAGTGCAGTTGAACTGTTCATCTCATTACTACTTGTCGTGATTTTTGCAGGTATTACTGCTTATGATAACCAAAAGATCGCAAATGTATATGTTCAATCAAATGGACAAGCAAATAGTGGGATTGCCGTATTCTTGGCACTTCAACTATATCTAGATTTCATCAACTTGTTCTTGGCATTCTTACGAATCTTTGGACGTAATAACTAA
- a CDS encoding VOC family protein: MFTNEMKIMLYVDDVEKNANFWQQIGFVVLDRQEMDGTLIIEIAQSKDAGTAFVLYDREFIEQHSPGTASGAPSLMFYSEDIFGLYKKMQQLEVTLGDLVHLGEEYVFNFADPDGNYFAVTGK, from the coding sequence ATGTTTACAAATGAAATGAAAATCATGTTATACGTAGATGATGTTGAAAAAAATGCAAATTTCTGGCAGCAGATCGGTTTTGTTGTGTTGGATCGTCAAGAAATGGATGGTACATTGATTATTGAGATTGCCCAATCAAAAGATGCGGGTACTGCGTTTGTTTTATATGATCGTGAATTTATCGAACAGCATTCACCAGGTACAGCTAGTGGGGCACCTTCTTTGATGTTTTATAGTGAGGATATTTTTGGTTTATACAAAAAGATGCAACAATTAGAAGTGACATTAGGTGATTTAGTCCATTTAGGTGAAGAATATGTATTCAATTTTGCAGATCCCGATGGCAATTACTTTGCTGTGACAGGAAAATAA
- a CDS encoding Tex family protein gives MTDKVNPTILDLVKKELADYQAKQLTTVLNLLAEGNTVPFIARYRKEMTGSLDEVQIREIEERYAYLANLEKRKTEVLRLIDEQGKLTPELQQSITQSVKMQQVEDLYRPYKQKRRTKATIAKEKGLEPLATWLLTFSSEDVLTEATKYVTEEVPSPEEALEGAHEIIAEQVSDNAKFRTWVRSYTYNKGLYESTVKNKENDEKGVYEMYYEFSEPIHKIVSHRILATNRGEKEEVLKVNLTVDEAAILTYLEKQLIPDTASSSANSVRLAIHDSYKRFIQPAIEREVRNELTEKADEQAIAIFGENLRNLLLQPPLKGKVVLGFDPAYRTGCKLAVVDATGKVLAIEVIYPHKPANQAKRAEAGPAFVKLIDQYHVDMVAIGNGTASRESELFVAEQLKLAKHQAFYAIVNEAGASVYSASDIARKEFPDLQVEERSAVSIARRLQDPLAELVKIDPKAVGVGQYQHDVSQKRLAEQLDFVVETAVNQVGVDVNTASPQLLQHISGLNKTTAQNIVTYREENGAFASRTQLKKVPRLGPKAYEQAIGFLRVPGGKHVLDNTAIHPESYAVAKEILQANQLSEKDLGTKEAIEKLSQISPQRLAQQVQVGEETLKDILEGLTQPGRDMRDEMPAPLLRSDVLSMEDLKPGMELKGTVRNVIDFGAFVDIGVKQDGLVHISKLSNKFVKHPTDVVSVGDVVTVWIEQVDTNKGRISLTMLSPYEDQA, from the coding sequence ATGACAGACAAAGTAAATCCAACGATTCTAGATCTTGTAAAGAAAGAATTGGCAGATTATCAAGCAAAACAGTTGACGACTGTTTTAAATCTATTAGCAGAAGGAAATACGGTGCCTTTTATTGCTCGTTACCGTAAAGAAATGACCGGAAGCTTGGACGAAGTACAAATCCGTGAAATTGAAGAGCGCTATGCTTATTTAGCAAATTTGGAAAAACGTAAAACCGAAGTCTTGCGTTTGATTGATGAACAAGGAAAATTGACTCCAGAATTACAACAAAGTATTACACAATCTGTAAAGATGCAACAAGTAGAGGATTTGTATCGTCCATACAAACAAAAACGAAGAACGAAAGCGACGATTGCGAAAGAAAAAGGGTTAGAACCTTTAGCAACTTGGTTATTGACCTTTTCATCTGAAGATGTTTTGACCGAAGCAACTAAATACGTCACTGAAGAAGTTCCGTCTCCTGAAGAAGCCTTAGAAGGTGCCCATGAGATCATTGCAGAGCAGGTAAGTGACAATGCAAAATTCAGAACATGGGTCCGCTCATATACGTACAATAAGGGGCTATACGAAAGTACCGTCAAGAACAAAGAAAATGATGAAAAAGGCGTATATGAAATGTATTACGAGTTTTCTGAACCAATTCATAAAATTGTTTCTCATCGCATCTTAGCAACCAATCGTGGAGAAAAAGAAGAAGTGTTGAAAGTCAATCTTACGGTTGATGAAGCTGCGATTTTAACTTATTTGGAGAAACAATTGATTCCTGATACAGCTTCGTCTTCTGCTAATTCTGTTCGTTTAGCGATTCACGATAGTTACAAACGATTCATCCAACCTGCGATTGAGCGGGAGGTCCGTAATGAATTGACCGAAAAAGCGGACGAGCAAGCCATCGCTATATTTGGTGAAAATCTGCGTAACTTGTTATTACAACCACCTTTAAAAGGGAAAGTTGTCTTAGGCTTTGACCCAGCTTATCGTACCGGCTGTAAATTAGCAGTGGTGGATGCGACTGGTAAGGTTTTAGCGATCGAAGTGATTTACCCGCATAAACCGGCAAATCAAGCAAAAAGAGCCGAAGCAGGTCCTGCATTTGTGAAATTGATTGATCAGTACCACGTGGATATGGTTGCAATCGGTAATGGGACGGCGAGCCGTGAATCGGAGTTATTTGTGGCAGAACAGTTGAAGTTAGCCAAACATCAAGCGTTTTATGCCATCGTCAATGAAGCCGGAGCTTCTGTCTATTCCGCAAGTGATATTGCCCGTAAAGAATTTCCTGATTTACAAGTCGAAGAACGGAGTGCAGTTTCGATTGCTCGAAGATTACAAGACCCGTTGGCTGAACTAGTGAAAATCGATCCGAAGGCTGTTGGCGTAGGACAATATCAACATGATGTTTCACAAAAAAGATTAGCAGAACAGTTGGATTTTGTTGTTGAAACGGCAGTGAACCAAGTAGGGGTCGATGTCAATACAGCGAGTCCTCAGTTGTTGCAACATATTTCTGGTCTAAATAAGACGACTGCTCAAAACATCGTAACGTATCGTGAAGAAAATGGTGCATTTGCTTCTCGAACGCAATTGAAGAAGGTCCCACGTTTAGGGCCAAAAGCATATGAACAAGCAATCGGTTTCCTACGTGTGCCTGGTGGCAAACATGTACTGGACAACACCGCGATCCATCCAGAGAGTTATGCAGTAGCAAAAGAGATCTTACAGGCAAACCAATTATCTGAAAAGGATTTAGGAACGAAAGAAGCAATTGAAAAATTAAGTCAGATTTCTCCACAACGCTTGGCACAACAAGTGCAAGTAGGTGAAGAAACATTAAAAGATATTCTTGAGGGGTTGACCCAACCAGGACGAGATATGCGAGATGAAATGCCTGCGCCACTTTTACGTTCAGATGTATTGAGTATGGAAGATTTAAAACCCGGCATGGAATTAAAAGGAACAGTTCGCAATGTCATCGATTTTGGCGCATTCGTCGATATTGGTGTGAAACAAGATGGTTTAGTCCACATTTCTAAATTAAGCAATAAATTCGTCAAACATCCAACTGACGTGGTTTCCGTTGGTGATGTCGTCACTGTTTGGATCGAACAAGTGGATACGAACAAAGGGCGTATCAGTCTGACGATGCTTTCGCCTTACGAGGATCAAGCGTGA
- a CDS encoding rhodanese-related sulfurtransferase produces the protein MDYQVLLYYKYTTITEPELFAKEHLAFCQSLNLKGRILVAEEGINGTVSGTIAETEAYMEAMLADERFADTFFKIDPSEGHAFKKMFVRARPELVSLKLEDDIDPKEMTGAYLSPKEFKEAILDEDTVVIDARNDYEYDLGHFRGAVRPDIRSFRELPQWIRDHKEEFMEKRVVTYCTGGIRCEKFSGWLVREGFKDVGQLHGGIATYGKDPEVQGELWDGKMYVFDERIAVDINRVDKQIVGKDWFDGTPCERYINCGNPECNRQMLASVENEEKHLGSCSVACAKHPHNRYVKERNLSAEEIDAHLAAFV, from the coding sequence ATGGATTACCAAGTACTACTATATTATAAATATACAACAATCACAGAACCTGAACTTTTTGCGAAAGAGCATCTTGCTTTTTGCCAATCACTAAATTTAAAAGGACGTATCCTTGTCGCAGAAGAGGGGATCAATGGGACAGTTTCTGGAACGATCGCAGAAACTGAGGCATACATGGAAGCGATGTTGGCAGATGAACGTTTTGCTGACACATTTTTCAAAATTGATCCTAGCGAGGGTCATGCCTTCAAAAAAATGTTTGTTCGTGCGCGTCCTGAACTAGTTTCACTAAAACTAGAAGATGACATTGATCCAAAAGAAATGACGGGCGCTTATTTGTCGCCTAAAGAGTTTAAAGAAGCGATTCTTGATGAAGATACGGTTGTGATCGATGCACGAAATGACTATGAATATGATCTCGGGCATTTTAGAGGAGCGGTTCGTCCTGATATCCGTAGCTTTAGAGAACTACCACAATGGATTCGTGACCATAAAGAAGAGTTTATGGAAAAACGGGTCGTGACTTATTGTACGGGCGGGATTCGCTGTGAGAAATTTTCTGGGTGGTTAGTGAGAGAAGGATTCAAAGATGTCGGTCAATTGCATGGGGGGATTGCGACCTATGGTAAAGATCCAGAAGTCCAAGGAGAACTATGGGATGGCAAAATGTACGTTTTTGACGAGCGTATCGCTGTCGATATCAATCGCGTAGATAAGCAGATCGTTGGGAAAGACTGGTTTGATGGTACTCCTTGCGAACGCTACATCAACTGTGGAAATCCAGAGTGTAATCGTCAAATGTTAGCCTCAGTGGAAAATGAAGAAAAACATTTAGGCTCATGTTCAGTAGCCTGTGCTAAACATCCGCATAATCGCTATGTCAAAGAAAGAAATCTATCTGCGGAAGAAATCGACGCTCATTTAGCAGCATTTGTATAA
- a CDS encoding YdcF family protein: MTGEPSRIADWNCLLDFLADPDPQECSELKAPTLILAGNCLPVLVDEAAKAYLNQQVAQIVLVGGIGHATKYLYKNFEKQGFLFEQGLSESEICARYLLEKYRLPEQALLLETKSTNCGENASFSYNLLKAQGPLPERVLLMNDPTLQRRTKATFEKKWGNESIHFYNYVPILPQVTESTKGFNFSDQRLNDLWPSDYFQALVFGEIVRLKDDAQGYGPNGTGFIGHVDIPDEVWSAYLRLLAMNEKVSLKR; encoded by the coding sequence ATGACAGGTGAACCATCAAGAATTGCAGACTGGAATTGCTTATTGGATTTTTTAGCAGACCCTGACCCACAGGAGTGTTCGGAACTAAAAGCACCAACACTGATTTTAGCTGGGAATTGTCTGCCCGTCCTAGTAGATGAAGCAGCAAAGGCTTACTTGAACCAGCAGGTTGCGCAAATCGTTTTAGTTGGTGGGATCGGACATGCGACGAAGTATCTCTATAAAAATTTTGAAAAACAAGGATTCTTATTTGAACAAGGTTTAAGTGAAAGTGAGATTTGTGCCCGCTATTTGCTTGAAAAATATAGGTTACCTGAACAGGCACTATTGTTAGAAACGAAGTCAACCAATTGTGGCGAGAATGCTTCATTTTCTTACAATTTATTAAAAGCACAGGGCCCATTACCTGAACGTGTTCTTTTAATGAATGATCCCACCTTGCAACGACGAACAAAGGCGACTTTTGAGAAGAAATGGGGCAATGAGTCTATTCATTTTTATAATTATGTACCGATACTTCCACAAGTGACAGAAAGTACCAAGGGATTCAACTTCTCTGATCAAAGACTAAATGACTTGTGGCCTTCTGATTATTTCCAAGCCTTAGTATTTGGAGAAATAGTTCGTTTGAAAGATGATGCCCAAGGTTACGGACCTAATGGAACGGGATTTATCGGTCATGTCGACATCCCAGATGAGGTGTGGTCTGCTTATTTACGTCTCTTAGCGATGAATGAAAAAGTTTCGCTAAAAAGGTAA
- a CDS encoding MaoC/PaaZ C-terminal domain-containing protein produces the protein MNISKPRKLGKTINEIEEGDSLSLTESIEDSQLLLYLGLTNDANPLYIQHDFAQKTEYHQPIVPTVMLMGIITSAVSKHLPGPGSHVVNFSANFVEPVFHYETLTFQFEVIRVDKMKNVVTISVEATNTQDNRVLDAVVMVQPPELEQELTLESEGE, from the coding sequence TTGAACATAAGTAAACCGCGTAAATTAGGAAAAACAATCAATGAAATCGAGGAAGGCGACTCGTTATCTTTAACAGAATCAATTGAAGATAGTCAGTTATTATTATATTTAGGATTAACAAACGATGCCAATCCTTTATATATCCAACATGATTTTGCACAGAAAACGGAATATCATCAACCCATTGTTCCAACTGTGATGTTAATGGGAATCATAACAAGTGCAGTGTCAAAACACTTGCCTGGTCCAGGTTCTCATGTGGTGAATTTTTCAGCTAATTTTGTCGAGCCGGTTTTTCATTATGAAACATTGACTTTTCAGTTTGAAGTCATTCGAGTGGATAAGATGAAAAATGTTGTGACTATTTCAGTGGAGGCCACGAATACACAAGACAATCGTGTATTAGATGCAGTAGTCATGGTACAACCACCAGAATTAGAACAAGAATTAACTCTTGAAAGTGAAGGTGAATAA
- a CDS encoding HNH/ENDO VII family nuclease, translated as MSIDMYLNDSLTQATSASNFCQKQVTDYQNLQQAITQFTLQTPNLQGKTYDAAKAYFSQILYPLVQGGILLSEAVEKAAKRFPQQYIEQVDSISLKQSELEAQIRQMNQYITQAEGIRQLLLSPHMPEEHQGFQLNQNTLLLTMYHDLKHKLEEKLQRLLDYNQSSAQFFTEIKSLEQAVNQGLAQTKKAWNSQKKSFSIPKDLSWTTTIQDKWQHAENEKKGIDPTKNKELEKYNVYALIIHDSKGNPRVFWKIEDKQSGYGIVNSELYQYVTKVGHYLEPELIQFMTYDTYQEKVNAAWRQGVNYETGEKLDPLLGSIVSTSQYVKDGYTWINESELGQALMILGFTYASYKVLTTTGVKQVESGKLKEVGGGEATNNYSQLREYWKKDVDFKGTKVYQRDSIIDINKIDVKGRSNLQRMELGLAPLGPDDNPINLHHMTQRDISSIAEVEQSFHQINSKTIHINPNSVPSGIDRKSFNKWRADYWKNRANDFK; from the coding sequence ATGAGTATCGACATGTACCTAAACGACTCCTTAACACAAGCTACGAGCGCCAGTAATTTCTGTCAAAAACAAGTCACTGATTACCAAAATCTCCAACAAGCCATCACTCAATTCACTTTACAAACGCCCAATCTCCAAGGGAAAACCTACGACGCTGCGAAAGCCTATTTTTCCCAAATACTTTACCCACTCGTCCAAGGAGGAATCTTACTCTCCGAAGCGGTCGAAAAAGCAGCGAAACGATTTCCACAACAGTACATAGAACAAGTCGACTCCATTAGCTTGAAACAATCCGAATTAGAAGCGCAAATTCGTCAAATGAATCAATATATCACCCAAGCCGAGGGAATACGGCAACTGCTTCTTTCACCTCATATGCCAGAAGAACACCAAGGCTTTCAACTCAATCAAAATACGTTATTACTCACGATGTATCATGACTTGAAACACAAGCTGGAAGAGAAACTTCAAAGACTCCTAGATTACAATCAAAGCTCCGCCCAATTTTTTACAGAAATCAAAAGTCTCGAACAAGCAGTCAATCAAGGACTCGCTCAAACAAAAAAAGCTTGGAACAGTCAAAAAAAATCATTCTCTATCCCGAAAGATTTGTCGTGGACAACCACGATCCAAGACAAATGGCAACATGCAGAAAACGAGAAAAAAGGCATCGATCCAACTAAAAACAAAGAACTAGAAAAGTACAACGTCTATGCTCTCATTATTCACGATAGCAAGGGCAACCCACGTGTCTTTTGGAAAATCGAAGACAAGCAATCAGGATACGGCATCGTGAACTCCGAGCTGTATCAATATGTCACGAAAGTAGGTCACTACTTAGAACCTGAACTGATCCAATTTATGACGTACGATACCTACCAAGAGAAAGTCAATGCAGCATGGCGTCAAGGAGTCAATTACGAAACCGGCGAAAAACTAGACCCACTTTTAGGCAGTATCGTCTCTACCTCGCAATACGTCAAAGACGGCTACACATGGATCAACGAATCCGAACTCGGCCAAGCCCTGATGATCTTAGGCTTTACGTATGCGTCTTACAAAGTCTTGACGACCACTGGTGTGAAGCAGGTAGAGAGTGGTAAGCTTAAGGAGGTGGGTGGTGGAGAAGCTACTAATAATTACTCACAACTAAGAGAATACTGGAAAAAAGATGTTGATTTTAAAGGTACGAAAGTTTATCAAAGAGATAGTATAATTGATATCAATAAAATAGATGTGAAAGGGCGATCTAATCTGCAAAGAATGGAACTGGGATTAGCTCCACTAGGGCCAGACGATAATCCTATAAATTTACATCATATGACACAACGAGATATAAGTTCTATTGCTGAGGTGGAACAATCTTTCCATCAAATTAATTCTAAAACGATTCATATCAACCCTAACTCAGTGCCATCTGGAATAGATAGAAAATCTTTTAATAAATGGCGTGCTGACTATTGGAAAAATAGAGCAAATGATTTTAAATAA